cttgtgagtgataaattctatcactagtgaaccacccctagtcccctaataATAACAGCAAAGAAATCCAAACTAAAACAATCCATCAACTTCATTTGAAAACTGCTTCAGATCTCTAAGCATTTCAACGTCCAACTACAGTTGTTCCTTAATTCTGGCACTGTTAAATATAGATCGCTGACTTGAGGTGGTTGCTGCTTATAGTGGCCAGCGTGTATATAATAAAAGCGTTCTTCAAATCATGCAGGTGTTGGTGGGGGCTTAAAGTGTATGCATTGTCTAAGAAGCTTCACAATATTCTCATTGGAGTCATCAGGAAATGGCCTGATGGTGAAGTAAGTCTGAAGAAAACTAGTGAACAGAATAGCAGTAGCCACCAACAAAGCCACTGTCTTCCATGGACTACTAAAGTACACGGTAATCAGCTCCGCCACCCATGTCTTATACATGCTATTGCAGTGCGTCTCGATCTTTCGTCGAAGCTGATGAAACATGTAAAGATTAACCGCAGGTGCTTCAATCTCATCATACATCTTCACCACATCTTCATCGCGACCAAGACTATGAATCAATATACCATTATTCCGCAACTCCTTCACATCATCGCGTTGAATAACCAATGATTTCATTACTCGAAGGTAAGTCGATATACGAAAGTCGTTTGGGTTAAGCGGACACATCTCATACGCGATCATGTTCAAGTATATGGCTTTTGTATTTGGGGACACCACTCTACGCACAAGCACAAGCTCGCCGTAGCAAAAACGAGAGTCGAACTTAATGCCTTCGTTCTTAGACTCATCGTGGGCGCATTTCAAGAATATTCCTTTAGCTTTGAGTTCTGTTACTGAAGCAAACGACCGATTTCGTTTAATGTAATTATAATCTTCAGCTGCATCCTTGTCTTTACTCCGTCTTCGCCCCATGATCGATGTCTTAGGCAAACCAAGAGCAAGAGAAGCCGAAAGTGAGATGAAATACGACCTGTAAAGCTCGAGAAGATGAAGGGGTTGCTTGTTTCCGAGCACCTTTTCATCCCTAATGACCACCTCGCCATAGTTTAAGTAGTTAAAGAAACCGTTTAGAATATCTTCGCCTTTATCGTCCGGGAACTTCAACTTTAACAAAACTTCAAGTACTACAAATGGGATCTGGTTCTCAAGCAAGAAAATATCACGCGCAACGTTCGCAAATCCTAATGCGCCGAAATACTCATTATATAGCATTAACGTGTTGTTTCGCAAGATATGCATTCAATaaagaacaaaacaaaacaaccatCGCGTAACATCATTAGATTGAACTCCTCGTCGTTGTAAGCATCAGTAGAACCTTCAATATAGCACTTTCTCGCGTCATGTACAACCTCAGACACCTTGTCGTATAGTGAACTAATTGTTTCTCCAGTGCTCAAACGATACTCTTCTAGTGTTATGAGTTTGTACTCCTCAGCTTCAGCAAGGCGGGTTTGTTTATAGTGGTACGGGCCGAGTGAAACCACTGCAGGCTTGTAGTACTCACGGTTTCTACGACCTTTCTCACTTTCTAAGAGTAACGGTGGTACTTTTTGGATGTGACATTGACGTTTGTAATCTCTGGTGGTCTCCTTGCCTCTAATGCAGCCAACCCACTCCCCGATCACATCAGTATTGTTGCTATTGATCAGTTGATTATCGGGGATTTCAACCATTACATCCTCGGTTTCAGTCATCTCCATCTCCATTGTGTTTGAGCATGTCTTTCTGCTGTCGAAATACGAAATGTCGAAATATGAATAAGTACACACATAAAAATAAAGTAAACAAGATGCCCTTCCTACATTACTTTAGGCCCCTACTTAAATTCTCAGCCCACTATTAACTACTTTGAACTATGCCCGCTATTTTATTAGCATATCCTGATATAGTTTGTTCTTTTCACACCATATTTTGATTCTGCCGAAGACTCGAAGTGTCCCTCAAGCCCAACCCTAAGTGCGCACAGCTACACTGTGTGGTACCGCTTGATTGAAAAACGGAAGGTATATAGTTATTACTGCCTGCAGTTTGGACAGTTAGCTATCCGTCTAAAAATACATGATCACTCGTTATGGTCATCTCGCCTAGGCGATAGTCAGATACCATGATCAAAACTCTTACATGTATAAATTTCTGCAGCTTCCTTAATTAGCTAATAAACATATGTgctcatgttatgtttgtatgtgTTATACTGTTATATATATCAGAGAGAGGTACCTTTCTGGTGCCATTGAAGACTTATATGGCTTGGTTGAAATGGAGGTGTGTGAAGAGAGGTTAAGGGAGGTGGTCACAGGTCACTACATAAATAACAGCAAGAGAGTTGAGAACTCGAATAAATAATCTGCTTGAAACTAATTTGGCATTGATTCTATTTCTTTAATTTGCTTTTTAATGATGCTTTATTCCAATTTATCATTACAATCtcattttgtcaaaaataaaaataCACCATGGAACACTTAAAAGTAGTGTCTAGTAAAAGTTGTTTTGTACTAATTTATGTATGGTACCATGACAAATCCGACTGATACAACCCCAAAAAATATTTGTACCACGTGATTATGTCTAAACACTTTAATGGTTTCcgatcgatgtaaaacacgttTTGATATCTTTTGCGCATATCATGACTTTATTTTTTGGATTTCATCTTTAGGATACTATAACGAGTGCCGGTACCGTAATAATCGAAGCAATACCGACCGAATTCCCACAACACGTGGTGAAATTTCACTATTGCGCTCAACTTCAGAAAAATGATGAGCAATGGGCTGTTTGTGAAAAAAACAAGAATTGAAAATAACTGGGCTAAATTGGAGATCATGGGCTGGGTCATACAGAACGAGAATGAAAGGAAGACTAAAAGGATTAATTGGCTGCTGGACGGCCCATAAAGAAAGTCAGTGTGTTAAGTGGATACACAAAGAGGAGCCTGGAGCCATGATTATggatgaggtttttttttttccgaaATGGACGTAAATACAAAAAATATTTATCGTACTTTGAAAGGTACTTTCTCTCCTCTCTTCATTTCAAACTAATCTGTACTTTTATTTTTGCAATCAAGAAAAAAATTGGAGAGCACAAAATTCAGCAAAGATATGAGTTTGAATATTTTTGGTTgaaaaaagaaaactaaaaagaaaaatataaattaagtaGAAAtaaagaggagagagaaaagtACCCATATAGATAAATATTTTTTGTATCTACACCCTTTTATAGGGGTGTgtacggttcggttcggttcggtttttgggcaaaatcaaaaccgaaaccgaaatgtcggttttcggtttttcaaaaccgttcggtttcggttttttcagtttttataccGGTTTGGTTCGggttttcggttatttcggtttttgaaacaaaagtaagtaagattcaaaaataaaaaaactataatTCAAAATTTAAGAATCTTTCTTATATGGTTACATTTTAAGTTATTATACTTAATCTTTTTAACTAAAAATATTTACATAAACCTAACTTTCTAATCTATTTTATATTTCTTCAAAGTTTTTATTAGGactttttcttttataatactttaaagattgtttaatttttatattaaatttcgTTATTTGTTatgggtagggatatggtaaaaagtgtttaaaatgtgagaaggataagaagtattttaaaccattggatatttgatctaatggttgagatcagtagggtataaaaatgtaaattgtgttttaattagagggaccttatgtaaaattgaagggcaatagtgtctttttcaatctttcaaatatggtaaccgtatcctatacaaccaaaaacacctacattcattcatttttccttaaatatcggaATTAATAACCAAGATCTAAATCGGAAGCCTCTTTGTTTTATATAAGATTCAAGGCGTGGTGTTTTACGTTTAGAAGAAATGTAATCAGATTCatagcgtggtgttttaaaacatctggataaattgactacgattcaagtcatggtgttttatctggaatccaaaaaacaccatgacttgaatcatagtgttttatctggagacattgttcaatacaaaacatgactatgattcaatacaaaacattcccagattttaaaacagcatgactatgattcaagtcatggtgttttatctggacaATCAacacaaaacattcccagattttaaaacaccatgactatgattcaa
The Helianthus annuus cultivar XRQ/B chromosome 6, HanXRQr2.0-SUNRISE, whole genome shotgun sequence genome window above contains:
- the LOC110865353 gene encoding uncharacterized protein LOC110865353, producing MHILRNNTLMLYNEYFGALGFANVARDIFLLENQIPFVVLEVLLKLKFPDDKGEDILNGFFNYLNYGEVVIRDEKVLGNKQPLHLLELYRSYFISLSASLALGLPKTSIMGRRRSKDKDAAEDYNYIKRNRSFASVTELKAKGIFLKCAHDESKNEGIKFDSRFCYGELVLVRRVVSPNTKAIYLNMIAYEMCPLNPNDFRISTYLRVMKSLVIQRDDVKELRNNGILIHSLGRDEDVVKMYDEIEAPAVNLYMFHQLRRKIETHCNSMYKTWVAELITVYFSSPWKTVALLVATAILFTSFLQTYFTIRPFPDDSNENIVKLLRQCIHFKPPPTPA